The following are encoded in a window of Carya illinoinensis cultivar Pawnee chromosome 15, C.illinoinensisPawnee_v1, whole genome shotgun sequence genomic DNA:
- the LOC122297350 gene encoding uncharacterized protein LOC122297350: MFRLICKKVPQLLRRRASPICHGHLFTTSSLKTISELPNSTDPKSVTVSFLRNSCGLSLELAVSASKKLNIENIENPNLVLDLLRTHGLTQNQIRHLISNRPLLLSADLGKTLRPNMELFKSLGFSGASLAKLLSKDPRVLESDAYTVVEFFRAHGFSDEQISTLTMKRPILYTLDTQKILKPKLEFFKSLGFSYLEIANRLSVEPYILGRSLENQIIPCVQKLKRILGTDDNVLKAVKARFSLVEFNVETVLQPNISILLSHGVPNSLVVKIFVMEPRSLLMRTYRFSEIVNEVMKLGFNPNNLLFVLAIRSMALMSKALWEKKVEAFRSFGLSKDEIDSAFRLQPMCMITSEKKIMKVMGFFVNNLKMKPSIISKCPNLLLLSLEKRIIPRCSVLQLLMSKGLIKEDTRILHTFRMTEKTFVEKLVKKYQNEVPDVIRAHQGKIDFQGFPIDLRF; encoded by the coding sequence ATGTTTCGTCTAATCTGCAAAAAGGTGCCCCAACTATTAAGGCGCAGAGCTTCACCAATCTGCCATGGCCACTTGTTCACAACTTCATCTCTCAAAACCATATCAGAACTACCCAATTCCACGGATCCAAAATCTGTTACAGTCTCCTTCCTCCGAAACTCATGTGGGCTGTCCTTGGAGTTGGCTGTTTCTGCTTCCAAGAAGCTCAACATTGAGAACATAGAGAATCCCAATCTCGTTCTGGACCTGTTGAGAACTCACGGTTTGACGCAGAACCAGATCAGACACTTAATTAGTAATCGTCCGTTATTGCTTTCGGCCGATTTAGGCAAAACCCTTAGGCCCAACATGGAGTTGTTTAAATCCTTAGGGTTTTCTGGCGCTAGCCTCGCCAAACTGCTCAGCAAAGATCCACGTGTGCTTGAGAGTGATGCATACACTGTGGTTGAGTTTTTTAGAGCACATGGTTTCAGTGACGAGCAAATATCGACTTTGACCATGAAGCGTCCGATATTGTATACACTCGATACACAAAAGATCTTGAAGCCAAAGTTAGAGTTTTTTAAATCTTTGGGCTTTTCAtacctcgaaattgcaaatcgtTTATCCGTAGAGCCCTATATTTTAGGAAGGAGTCTCGAAAACCAAATCATTCCTTGTGTTCAAAAGCTTAAGCGGATTCTGGGCACTGACGATAATGTTTTAAAGGCGGTAAAGGCACGCTTCTCGTTGGTTGAATTTAATGTGGAAACAGTGTTACAGCCGAACATATCAATATTGCTAAGCCATGGTGTTCCCAATTCATTAGTTGTTAAGATCTTTGTGATGGAACCAAGATCGCTGCTTATGAGGACTTATCGGTTTAGTGAGATTGTTAATGAGGTTatgaaattgggttttaatcCCAATAATCTACTATTTGTTCTAGCCATCCGTTCAATGGCATTGATGAGTAAAGCACTGTGGGAGAAAAAGGTGGAAGCTTTTAGAAGTTTTGGTTTGTCAAAGGATGAAATTGATTCAGCATTCAGGCTGCAACCAATGTGTATGATTACTTCAGAGAAGAAGATCATGAAAGTGATGGGGTTCTTTGTGAACAATCTGAAGATGAAGCCTTCAATTATCTCCAAGTGTCCGAATCTTCTCCTGCTTAGCCTGGAGAAGCGGATAATTCCAAGGTGTTCAGTTCTGCAACTTCTGATGTCTAAGGGGTTGATTAAGGAAGATACTAGAATACTTCATACGTTTAGAATGACTGAGAAAACATTCGTCGAGAAGTTAGTGAAAAAGTATCAGAATGAGGTTCCTGATGTGATAAGAGCGCACCAAGGCAAGATAGATTTTCAAGGGTTCCCCATTGATTTAAGATTTTGA
- the LOC122296867 gene encoding uncharacterized protein LOC122296867 — MKVLSWNPRGLGNPRGIHTLHALLAKEAPDVVFLQETRLNARRWTTYKYTLGFSNCFIVDVVGRSGGLAMLWKYELALRILNYSMNHVHAEIELPSVEGGKCVITGVYGHPQVDCREEVWALLKHLSLTVCCPRLVFGDFNEILFQSEKSGDNMQSEGQLRGFRAVLEQGGLCDLGFAGAPFTWCNNREGDGLISERLDRFLDNMAWTDAFPNLRVQYGVAAYSDHIPLWLDTHGGCIQNKGLKPFRFEAMWVGDRECTALVEKAWCAGEGIQSLSQVMSYISHCSSALSRWNRTSFGHVQKKLAAAQQKLGEISSSDPSFQQGLSHKLAREEVQNWLERDEIMWKQQSRVAWLRKGDSNSQFFHSRASLRRRKNRIYHLKDAGGIWREEVQMETLIVDYFQNLFSNTDSGDMAEVLSGVEGKVTDQMNVLLTRPYVAEEVEAAVKQMHPSKAPGPDGMSLVFFHKYWNVIGKPVILSVLKALNSGSFPQDLNHTFITLIPKKTDPFTVVDFRPISLCNVLYKILSKCIANRLKKIQPLLISESQCAFVLGR, encoded by the coding sequence ATGAAAGTGTTAAGTTGGAAtccccgtgggcttgggaacccacggggcATTCATACTCTTCATGCTCTGTTGGCGAAGGAAGCTCCCGACGTGGTCTTCTTACAGGAAACTCGGCTAAATGCTCGGCGGTGGACTACCTATAAGTATACCCTTGGCTTTTCAAATTgctttattgttgatgttgttgGCCGTAGTGGTGGTTTGGCTATGTTATGGAAATATGAGCTTGCTTtaagaattttgaattattctatGAATCATGTTCATGCTGAGATTGAACTACCTAGTGTGGAAGGGGGGAAGTGTGTAATCACAGGGGTGTACGGTCACCCCCAAGTAGACTGTAGAGAGGAAGTATGGGCTTTGCTTAAACACTTGAGTCTTACTGTATGTTGTCCTCGGTTAGTATTTGgcgattttaatgaaattcttttCCAATCTGAAAAATCTGGGGATAATATGCAAAGTGAAGGGCAGTTACGTGGATTTCGTGCTGTATTGGAACAAGGAGGGTTGTGTGATCTTGGTTTTGCGGGAGCCCCATTTACTTGGTGTAATAACCGAGAAGGGGATGGGCTTATTTCTGAAAGGTTGGATCGATTTTTGGATAACATGGCTTGGACTGATGCTTTTCCTAATTTACGGGTTCAATATGGAGTAGCCGCCTATTCTGATCATATTCCTCTATGGCTTGATACCCATGGGGGTTGCATTCAAAATAAAGGCCTTAAACCGTTTCGATTTGAGGCGATGTGGGTGGGGGATCGAGAGTGCACGGCTCTGGTGGAGAAAGCGTGGTGTGCAGGGGAAGGGATTCAATCTTTGAGTCAAGTAATGTCCTATATATCTCACTGTTCTTCCGCTTTATCACGTTGGAACAGGACCTCCTTTGGTCATGTTCAGAAGAAGTTGGCTGCTGCGCAACAGAAGTTGGGAGAGATTTCATCATCTGATCCTTCTTTTCAACAAGGGTTGTCTCATAAATTGGCTAGGGAAGAGGTCCAGAACTGGCTTGAACGGGATGAGATTATGTGGAAACAGCAATCACGTGTGGCATGGCTTCGCAAAGGAGATAGTAATTCTCAGTTTTTTCACAGTAGGGCAAGTCTTAGAAGacgaaaaaatagaatttatcatTTGAAGGATGCTGGTGGAATCTGGAGAGAGGAGGTTCAGATGGAAACTCTGATTGTTGATTATTTCCAGAATTTATTCTCAAACACCGATTCAGGTGATATGGCTGAGGTTTTATCTGGGGTTGAGGGTAAGGTTACTGACCAGATGAATGTGCTGTTGACTAGGCCATATGTGGCTGAAGAAGTGGAAGCTGCAGTTAAGCAGATGCATCCATCTAAGGCCCCGGGTCCTGATGGTATGTCTCTCGtgttttttcataaatattggaATGTTATTGGTAAACCGGTGATTCTTTCTGTTTTAAAGGCACTGAATTCTGGTTCGTTTCCACAAGACTTGAATCATACTTTCATCACTTTAATCCCTAAGAAAACTGACCCTTTTACTGTGGTTGACTTTCGTCCCATTAGTCTTTGCAATGTTCTCTATAAGATTCTTTCAAAATGTATTGCCAATCGTCTGAAAAAAATTCAGCCTTTGCTAATTTCTGAATCTCAATGTGCTTTTGTTTTGGGTAGGTAG